A genomic stretch from Candidatus Hydrogenisulfobacillus filiaventi includes:
- a CDS encoding NADH:quinone reductase produces MLTTRLTAVLGIDRPVLQGGLAYLARAPLAAAVSEAGGLGQITATALVDEQDSPATLAAEIAAVRRRTARPFGVNFALGHRPIDGLLEVAVAERVPVITLTGGNPAPYVDRIKAAGIRLLTLAASLHQARKAESLGADAVVVVGFEGGGHLGRDDVSTLVLVRRVAASVRIPVVASGGFADGFGLVAALALGAEGVEMGTRFVATVESPAHPAYKQALVEAAETGTVIVERSLGRPGRALDTPWARRVLAAEAEAAGAEALWPLLAGAINRRAALEGDLAHGLAWAGQAAGLITDVPPVAVLLERMEAEARQALERLAAAAGRAW; encoded by the coding sequence ATGCTGACCACCCGCCTGACCGCCGTCCTGGGCATCGATCGTCCGGTGCTGCAGGGAGGCCTGGCCTACTTGGCACGCGCCCCTCTGGCGGCGGCGGTGTCGGAAGCGGGGGGCCTGGGTCAGATTACCGCCACCGCCCTGGTGGACGAGCAGGACAGCCCCGCCACCCTGGCAGCGGAAATTGCGGCGGTGCGCCGGCGTACGGCGCGCCCGTTCGGGGTCAATTTCGCTCTCGGTCACCGTCCTATTGACGGGCTGCTGGAGGTGGCCGTGGCTGAACGGGTACCGGTGATCACCCTTACCGGCGGCAACCCCGCCCCCTACGTGGACCGCATCAAAGCGGCCGGCATCCGGCTGCTGACCTTGGCCGCCTCCCTGCACCAGGCCCGCAAGGCGGAATCCCTGGGCGCGGACGCGGTGGTGGTGGTCGGCTTTGAAGGCGGCGGCCACCTGGGCCGGGATGACGTGAGCACCCTGGTGCTGGTGCGGCGGGTGGCGGCCAGCGTCCGCATTCCGGTCGTGGCGTCGGGCGGATTCGCCGACGGGTTCGGGCTGGTGGCGGCCTTGGCCCTGGGGGCGGAGGGGGTGGAGATGGGGACCCGCTTTGTGGCCACGGTGGAAAGTCCGGCGCATCCGGCCTATAAGCAGGCGCTGGTGGAGGCCGCGGAGACAGGGACGGTGATCGTGGAGCGGAGCCTGGGTCGTCCCGGTCGGGCCCTCGACACCCCCTGGGCCCGGCGGGTATTGGCGGCCGAGGCGGAAGCGGCTGGGGCCGAAGCCCTATGGCCCCTGCTGGCCGGGGCCATCAACCGGCGGGCGGCCTTGGAAGGGGATCTGGCCCACGGCCTGGCCTGGGCGGGACAGGCAGCGGGTTTGATCACGGACGTGCCCCCCGTGGCGGTGCTGCTGGAGCGTATGGAGGCGGAGGCCCGCCAAGCGCTGGAGCGGCTGGCGGCGGCGGCCGGGCGGGCCTGGTGA
- the cheY gene encoding regulator of chemotaxis and motility (Evidence 2a : Function from experimental evidences in other organisms; PubMedId : 10196193, 12864845, 12920116, 14749334, 23226535, 28542702; Product type r : regulator): MKILVADDAAFMRMRLKKLLVEHGHTVVEAENGQAAVERYRAEHPDLVLMDITMPELDGIGALKAIRAEDPGAVVIMVSALGQQSMVISAIQAGAKDFIVKPFEPDRVLAALTKWAR, from the coding sequence ATGAAAATTCTGGTGGCCGATGACGCCGCGTTCATGCGTATGCGACTCAAAAAGCTGCTGGTGGAGCACGGCCACACGGTGGTGGAGGCGGAGAATGGGCAGGCGGCCGTGGAGCGGTACCGGGCGGAGCACCCTGACCTAGTGCTGATGGACATCACCATGCCGGAACTGGACGGCATCGGGGCCTTAAAGGCCATCCGCGCGGAGGACCCAGGGGCAGTCGTCATCATGGTCTCCGCCCTAGGCCAGCAGAGCATGGTGATCAGTGCCATTCAGGCCGGCGCCAAGGACTTCATCGTCAAACCATTTGAACCCGACCGGGTGCTGGCCGCCCTGACCAAGTGGGCGCGCTGA
- a CDS encoding conserved protein of unknown function (Evidence 4 : Unknown function but conserved in other organisms): protein MTLAKRGKVMVAVEEDLAPVRMALARAGFTVVSLAGNAWNEAQAIVVNGLDDRFLGMEDPRTAAPVIDAAGMTPEEVVASVQERALRA, encoded by the coding sequence ATGACCCTGGCCAAACGCGGCAAGGTGATGGTGGCAGTGGAGGAGGACCTGGCCCCGGTCCGGATGGCGCTGGCCCGCGCGGGTTTTACGGTCGTCAGCCTGGCGGGCAATGCCTGGAACGAGGCCCAGGCCATCGTAGTGAACGGCCTGGATGACCGGTTTTTGGGAATGGAGGACCCGCGTACCGCGGCCCCGGTGATCGATGCAGCGGGGATGACCCCGGAGGAAGTAGTGGCCTCGGTGCAGGAGCGCGCACTGCGAGCCTGA
- a CDS encoding conserved protein of unknown function (Evidence 4 : Unknown function but conserved in other organisms) — protein sequence MRLDIVIQAVDRTPPDTVVVNTSVNLLYCPVRLPKAALAQLGYTQYRPRTLRPLVEAVVRRAVERNGGQVPLGGVDLDPAELEGLPPAPPIAP from the coding sequence GTGCGGCTGGATATCGTCATTCAGGCGGTGGATCGGACCCCGCCGGACACAGTGGTGGTGAACACCTCCGTCAACCTGCTCTACTGCCCGGTGCGCCTGCCCAAGGCGGCGCTGGCGCAGCTCGGGTACACGCAATACCGTCCGCGCACCCTGCGGCCGCTGGTGGAGGCGGTGGTACGGCGGGCTGTGGAGCGCAACGGCGGGCAGGTTCCGCTGGGGGGCGTGGACCTTGACCCCGCCGAGCTGGAGGGGCTGCCACCGGCGCCGCCCATCGCCCCTTAG
- the mjaIIIM gene encoding Modification methylase MjaIII: MGKASGQARPFLKWAGGKGGLLPQLRRYYPPDAGRLRRYVEPFVGSGAVFFDLVARTDLNLEDIVLLDRNPVLIAAYRVLQQDPEPVIAILEDWQARYWEADTSARRDLYYAIRAAFNAGLHVPGQEVLSTARLIFLNRTGFNGLFRVNRRGEFNVPPGRYGHPRILDAANLRAVHRVLQGVTLLSGDFRQTLTFLNAESWVYCDPPYRPLGATAAFTAYAADAFGEEEQRALASWARAAATRGTRVMISNSDPRNNDPTDRFFENLYAGFVISRIQARRTINARADRRGPITELVITSYYPSGGEPLPGRNPQPAVPASRSLVRP; encoded by the coding sequence ATGGGCAAGGCCAGCGGACAGGCGCGGCCTTTTCTGAAGTGGGCCGGCGGCAAAGGAGGCCTGCTGCCGCAGCTCCGCCGCTACTACCCTCCGGATGCAGGCCGGCTGCGACGGTACGTGGAACCGTTCGTGGGCAGCGGCGCCGTGTTCTTCGACCTCGTGGCCCGGACGGACCTGAACCTGGAGGACATCGTCCTGCTCGACCGGAATCCAGTACTCATCGCGGCCTACCGGGTTCTGCAGCAGGACCCGGAGCCGGTGATCGCCATCCTGGAGGACTGGCAGGCCCGCTACTGGGAGGCGGACACGAGCGCACGCCGGGACCTCTATTACGCCATACGGGCCGCTTTCAACGCCGGGCTCCACGTCCCCGGCCAGGAGGTGCTCTCCACCGCTCGCCTGATTTTTCTCAACCGGACCGGTTTTAACGGCTTGTTCCGGGTTAACCGCCGGGGGGAATTCAACGTCCCGCCCGGACGCTACGGTCATCCTCGAATTCTGGATGCCGCCAATCTACGGGCCGTCCACCGGGTCCTCCAAGGCGTCACGCTCTTGAGCGGTGACTTCCGGCAGACCCTGACGTTCCTGAACGCCGAAAGCTGGGTGTACTGCGACCCGCCGTACCGGCCGTTAGGCGCCACCGCCGCGTTTACGGCCTACGCCGCTGACGCCTTCGGGGAGGAGGAACAACGGGCGCTGGCCAGCTGGGCCCGCGCGGCAGCGACCCGCGGGACCCGGGTCATGATCTCCAATTCCGACCCCCGCAACAACGACCCCACCGACCGCTTTTTTGAGAACCTTTACGCCGGATTCGTCATTTCCCGCATTCAGGCGCGCCGGACCATTAACGCGCGGGCCGACCGCCGCGGACCCATTACGGAACTCGTGATTACCAGCTATTACCCGTCGGGCGGGGAACCGCTCCCCGGCCGGAACCCTCAGCCGGCGGTCCCGGCATCCCGCTCCTTGGTCAGGCCCTGA
- a CDS encoding Flagellar motor switch protein FliM, with product MADEQGGALSQSEIDALIAALRQEEAGPAAPAPAEPETEAMAPAPPEPAAASGPVAGEPPAGTGAPPAPVRELDPKLARIADLDVTLSVLLGHRVFTLRELLGWGIGTRITLEEGWREPVYLAVNGRLVGRGRVVLVGNRFGVRVERWGT from the coding sequence ATGGCCGACGAGCAGGGAGGGGCGCTCTCCCAGAGCGAAATTGACGCCCTCATCGCCGCCCTGCGCCAGGAGGAGGCGGGGCCGGCCGCACCAGCGCCGGCGGAGCCGGAGACGGAGGCCATGGCGCCAGCCCCGCCGGAACCGGCCGCTGCCTCCGGCCCGGTGGCCGGAGAACCGCCGGCCGGGACAGGCGCGCCGCCGGCGCCCGTGCGCGAACTGGACCCCAAACTGGCCCGCATCGCCGACCTGGACGTTACCCTCTCGGTCCTGTTGGGCCATCGGGTGTTCACCCTGCGGGAGCTGCTCGGTTGGGGCATCGGTACGCGGATCACCCTCGAGGAAGGCTGGCGGGAGCCGGTTTATCTGGCCGTTAATGGCCGCCTGGTAGGGAGAGGGCGGGTGGTGCTGGTCGGCAACCGCTTTGGGGTCCGGGTGGAGCGCTGGGGAACGTAG
- a CDS encoding Phosphohydrolase produces the protein MLPLALCQPGDVVAAEVRTADGRTLLRQGMELTGDVLRLLDRWGVREIPVRWPGFEDIDPEPWLPDDLVRRVTAWWTGTPPRSDADLVEQAFSFIGEVGEAVTDHRPLKAALELVPVHRTGNPAASAWLSAALLLMRAASEDASPERVEQWAAAALLAPWADPAAMVRGQVGDGEDGLPRPEPVLALAERLQTVERIPAPTVATLAQHRARWDGRGVPPLKGDAIYRGAQWLGAIQVLTHLIFRTDGQALAPHEALEWVAGGAGSDFALPVVQGLTRTVAPYAAGQVVRISPEGVAVVLEATVGFPGRPRVRLLSGPEAGSEVNLADRGQETRIIQGPYTARDWQ, from the coding sequence ATGCTGCCGCTGGCGTTGTGCCAGCCGGGGGATGTAGTGGCAGCGGAGGTGCGGACGGCGGACGGGCGGACGCTCCTGCGGCAGGGAATGGAACTCACCGGTGACGTGCTTCGTCTGCTGGACCGCTGGGGGGTGCGCGAGATCCCGGTCCGTTGGCCGGGGTTCGAGGATATTGATCCCGAGCCCTGGCTGCCCGATGACCTGGTCCGTCGGGTGACGGCCTGGTGGACCGGCACCCCCCCCCGCAGTGATGCCGACCTGGTTGAACAGGCCTTTTCCTTTATCGGGGAAGTCGGGGAGGCGGTCACGGACCACCGTCCGCTCAAGGCGGCGTTGGAACTGGTGCCGGTTCACCGCACCGGTAACCCCGCAGCCAGCGCCTGGTTGAGTGCAGCGCTCCTGCTGATGCGGGCGGCCTCTGAGGATGCCAGCCCGGAACGGGTGGAGCAGTGGGCGGCGGCGGCGCTGTTGGCGCCATGGGCCGACCCGGCGGCGATGGTGCGGGGACAGGTGGGGGACGGGGAGGACGGCCTCCCGCGGCCGGAACCGGTCCTGGCCCTGGCAGAGCGGCTGCAGACGGTGGAGCGCATCCCGGCGCCCACGGTGGCCACCCTGGCCCAGCACCGGGCCCGCTGGGACGGCAGGGGGGTGCCGCCGTTGAAGGGGGACGCCATTTACCGGGGGGCGCAGTGGCTGGGGGCCATCCAGGTGCTGACCCACCTAATCTTCCGCACGGACGGGCAGGCCCTGGCCCCGCATGAGGCCCTGGAGTGGGTCGCCGGCGGGGCGGGCAGTGATTTTGCCCTGCCGGTGGTGCAGGGATTGACCCGGACGGTGGCCCCTTACGCGGCGGGGCAAGTGGTGCGCATCAGTCCCGAGGGGGTGGCTGTGGTGTTGGAGGCCACGGTGGGGTTTCCCGGCCGTCCCCGGGTCCGCCTCTTGAGCGGGCCCGAGGCCGGTAGCGAGGTCAATCTGGCCGACCGCGGGCAGGAGACCCGCATCATCCAAGGGCCCTACACGGCGCGGGATTGGCAATGA
- a CDS encoding putative membrane transporter protein (Evidence 3 : Putative function from multiple computational evidences): MAKPLAAAGGLRSALRAEEQPWPALVTGGLGGFTSGLLGIGGSFVMIPLLIGLMKVDRRRAHGTALVLVFFATSSSAVIYLVVGHARLGLAALVLAGSVLGAVPGARLMRRVRPALLSTAFGLFLLLAVALLIGDSGTGSVAVSAVRQPWLPAGLGLAAGFFSGFFGVGGGAILVPGLVTFFALPQALAQGVSLFVIAPTALVGGMTHWRQRNVYPRHLTWLAGSALAGGILGAALAAAAAGVVLRILFILALLYVAGQSLWSGRAVWHHTPGGEDGAC; encoded by the coding sequence ATGGCAAAACCGCTTGCAGCCGCCGGGGGCCTGCGGAGCGCTCTGCGGGCGGAGGAGCAGCCCTGGCCGGCGTTGGTGACGGGCGGTCTGGGCGGGTTCACCAGCGGGCTGTTGGGCATCGGAGGGTCGTTTGTCATGATTCCCCTCCTGATCGGTCTAATGAAGGTGGATCGCCGCCGGGCCCATGGCACCGCGCTGGTGCTCGTCTTCTTTGCCACCTCCAGTTCCGCGGTCATCTACCTAGTCGTAGGTCACGCCCGTCTGGGACTGGCGGCCCTGGTCCTGGCGGGCAGCGTGCTGGGGGCGGTCCCGGGTGCGCGGCTGATGCGGCGGGTGCGTCCCGCCCTGCTCAGTACCGCCTTCGGCCTGTTCCTGCTTCTGGCCGTAGCCCTGCTGATCGGGGATAGCGGGACGGGTTCGGTGGCGGTTTCTGCCGTCCGCCAGCCCTGGCTGCCTGCCGGTCTGGGGCTGGCGGCGGGCTTTTTCAGCGGGTTTTTCGGCGTTGGGGGCGGGGCCATTCTGGTTCCCGGTTTGGTTACCTTTTTCGCTCTGCCTCAGGCCCTGGCCCAGGGGGTCTCCCTGTTTGTGATCGCGCCCACCGCCCTGGTGGGCGGCATGACCCATTGGCGCCAACGGAATGTCTATCCCCGGCATCTGACCTGGCTGGCGGGGTCCGCCCTGGCCGGCGGCATCCTGGGGGCTGCGCTCGCGGCCGCAGCCGCCGGGGTGGTGCTGCGTATCCTGTTCATCCTGGCGCTCCTCTATGTGGCGGGGCAGTCCCTGTGGAGCGGGCGGGCGGTGTGGCATCACACGCCGGGCGGGGAGGACGGCGCATGCTGA
- a CDS encoding protein of unknown function (Evidence 5 : Unknown function), translating to MDVGPTPHFAGVDARLHKLFVSNLAAGTLTVVSTRTGRRLATVHLGGTLHTVMVDQETGRVYVTDIQRGLLDVVDARTDAVLAEIPVGRLPHGLVVSQRRHVAWVSLVGQSQAVEVDLRTDRVLRRVPTGPNPWGVTLNSRTDRVYVADTGILPVPGGFRINPRGDSITEIDGRTGRVLATIPVGPHPWNVVADPRNHRVYAGVSGAAEVAVIQGRRVVARIPVGRTPHGLALAPHAPWLLVNNSGSNTTSVINTRTNRVVETVAVGRQPQGVAVDPRTGRAYVENQASATVTVLAPGRRP from the coding sequence ATGGACGTCGGGCCGACCCCGCATTTCGCCGGGGTGGATGCCCGCCTGCACAAGCTGTTCGTCAGCAACCTGGCCGCAGGCACGTTGACGGTGGTCAGCACCCGCACCGGCCGCCGTCTGGCTACCGTGCACCTCGGCGGCACCCTACACACGGTCATGGTCGATCAGGAGACCGGCCGGGTCTATGTAACCGATATCCAGCGCGGGCTGCTCGACGTGGTCGATGCCCGCACCGATGCCGTCCTGGCGGAAATCCCCGTCGGACGCCTGCCGCACGGGCTGGTGGTGTCCCAACGCCGCCACGTGGCCTGGGTCTCCCTGGTCGGACAAAGCCAGGCAGTGGAGGTCGACCTCCGGACCGACCGGGTGCTGCGCCGGGTGCCCACTGGTCCCAACCCCTGGGGCGTCACCCTCAATTCCCGGACGGATCGGGTCTACGTGGCCGACACCGGCATCCTGCCGGTGCCCGGCGGCTTCCGGATCAATCCCCGTGGGGATAGCATCACCGAAATCGACGGCCGCACCGGTCGCGTGCTGGCCACCATTCCGGTCGGCCCGCATCCCTGGAACGTGGTGGCCGACCCCCGCAACCACCGGGTCTACGCCGGCGTGAGCGGCGCTGCGGAGGTGGCGGTGATTCAGGGCCGCCGAGTGGTGGCCCGGATCCCTGTTGGGCGCACCCCCCACGGGCTGGCGCTGGCGCCCCATGCGCCGTGGCTGCTGGTGAACAACTCCGGCAGCAACACCACCTCCGTCATCAATACCCGCACCAACCGGGTGGTGGAGACGGTGGCGGTCGGCCGCCAGCCGCAAGGGGTAGCGGTGGACCCCCGCACCGGCCGCGCCTATGTGGAAAACCAGGCCAGCGCCACCGTCACTGTGCTGGCTCCGGGGCGCCGCCCGTAA
- the cbxXC gene encoding Protein CbxX, chromosomal, giving the protein MAEEAALETPGTGEQPVLDFSEVLAESGVTGVLDQLDRDLVGLTPVKTRIREIAALLLVDRMRRTLGLTAQAPSLHMSFTGNPGTGKTTVALRMAEILHRLGYVRKGHLVAVTRDDLVGQYIGHTAPKTKEVLKRAMGGVLFIDEAYYLYRQENERDYGQEAIEILLQVMENQREDLVVILAGYKDRMATFFRSNPGMRSRIAHHLDFPDYTADELVAIAKLMLAEQQYRFSPEAEAAFREYVERRMRQPNFANARSVRNALDRARLRQANRLFAKGGRVTAEHLMTIEPEDIRASRVFQEPVSEA; this is encoded by the coding sequence ATGGCGGAAGAAGCGGCTCTGGAAACCCCCGGCACCGGGGAACAGCCTGTGCTTGACTTTTCGGAGGTGCTGGCCGAATCGGGGGTGACGGGCGTCCTCGACCAGCTGGATCGTGACCTGGTGGGCCTCACGCCGGTGAAGACCCGCATCCGGGAGATTGCGGCCCTCCTGCTGGTGGACCGCATGCGGCGGACGCTGGGTCTGACGGCGCAGGCGCCGTCGCTTCACATGTCCTTCACCGGCAATCCCGGCACCGGCAAGACCACGGTGGCGCTGCGGATGGCCGAGATCCTGCACCGGCTGGGCTACGTGCGCAAGGGGCACTTGGTTGCGGTTACCCGGGACGACCTGGTAGGACAGTACATCGGCCACACTGCCCCCAAGACCAAGGAAGTGCTGAAGCGGGCCATGGGGGGTGTGCTCTTCATCGATGAGGCCTACTACCTTTACCGTCAGGAGAACGAACGGGACTACGGCCAGGAGGCCATCGAAATCCTGCTGCAGGTAATGGAGAACCAGCGCGAGGACCTGGTGGTGATCCTGGCGGGGTACAAGGACCGCATGGCCACCTTCTTCCGCTCCAACCCCGGGATGCGTTCGCGGATTGCTCACCATCTCGACTTCCCGGACTACACAGCCGACGAGCTGGTGGCCATCGCCAAGCTGATGCTGGCGGAGCAGCAGTACCGTTTCAGCCCGGAGGCGGAGGCGGCATTCCGCGAATATGTAGAGCGCCGGATGCGGCAGCCGAACTTCGCTAACGCCCGCAGCGTACGGAACGCGCTGGACCGTGCCCGCCTGCGGCAGGCCAACCGGTTGTTTGCCAAAGGTGGTCGGGTCACGGCGGAGCACCTCATGACCATTGAGCCGGAGGACATCCGCGCCAGCCGCGTGTTCCAGGAACCGGTCAGTGAGGCGTAG
- a CDS encoding Chemotaxis protein CheC -- inhibitor of MCP methylation, producing the protein MGGIPDEVVKVWEKLTGPALTQAGEALAQMTGLFVSIQNAGARQVPWPALSGILALEHPEADALYGVQLDANGLFEATILLLFTEESARRLVSVLMGEDIPLPLDGMGESALGEVGNVTGTAFLNVFANAFHRRWEPSPPKVRHGSLDALAAGLWPEAAQHATVLISEAIFTIRAQAIDGYVAVIPRVGPGGIPV; encoded by the coding sequence ATGGGGGGAATACCCGATGAAGTGGTTAAGGTCTGGGAGAAGCTGACGGGTCCGGCCCTGACCCAGGCCGGAGAGGCGCTGGCCCAGATGACCGGCCTGTTTGTGAGCATCCAGAACGCCGGGGCGCGGCAGGTGCCCTGGCCAGCTCTGAGCGGGATCCTGGCGCTGGAGCATCCCGAGGCGGACGCGCTGTACGGCGTGCAACTGGACGCCAACGGCCTATTTGAGGCCACCATCCTGCTGCTGTTCACGGAGGAGTCAGCCCGGCGCCTGGTGAGCGTGCTGATGGGGGAGGACATTCCGCTGCCCCTGGACGGGATGGGGGAATCGGCGCTGGGGGAGGTGGGCAACGTCACCGGAACCGCGTTCCTCAACGTGTTCGCCAATGCCTTTCATCGCCGCTGGGAGCCGAGTCCACCCAAGGTGCGTCATGGAAGCCTCGATGCACTCGCGGCCGGTCTTTGGCCGGAGGCGGCCCAGCATGCCACCGTTCTCATTTCCGAAGCCATCTTCACCATCCGTGCGCAGGCGATTGACGGCTATGTGGCTGTCATCCCCCGGGTGGGGCCAGGAGGAATTCCAGTATGA
- a CDS encoding Exonuclease SbcC, with the protein MGVPDTPDRPGKPEEQASVSWLILQRLEDIRREQDNLRAELMSDMAFLRQDQQAWRDDLAQRHESLQVEFLARQDALKEELLRGQTTLQNQQEALRADLTARQDALKEELLRGQTTLQNQQEALRADFTARQDALKEELLRGQTTLQNQQEALRADLTARQDALKEELLRGETTFQNQQEALRADLTARQDALKEELLRGETTFQNQQEALRADLTARQDALKEELLRGETAFQNQQEALRAELTARQDALKEELLRGETAFQNQQEALRAELTARQDALKEELLRGQTTLQNQQEALRADLTARQDALKEELLRGQTTLQNQQEALRAELTARQDALKEELLRGQTTLQNQQEALRAELTARQDALKEELLRGQTTLQNQQEALRADLTARQDALKEELLRGQTTFQNQQEALRADLTARQDALKEELLRGQTTLRADVARQQDVLRAQMKDLQSAFEQQHQALKADFLALQGQVQTNFGRLEQAVASLRNWSLGLMLAAILGILVKLLIPAA; encoded by the coding sequence ATGGGCGTGCCGGACACTCCCGACCGGCCCGGAAAGCCGGAGGAACAAGCTTCGGTCAGCTGGCTGATTCTGCAGCGGTTGGAGGACATCCGCCGTGAGCAGGACAACCTGAGAGCTGAGCTTATGAGTGATATGGCGTTCCTACGCCAGGACCAACAGGCGTGGCGGGATGATTTGGCCCAACGCCACGAATCCCTGCAGGTGGAGTTTCTCGCCCGCCAGGATGCCCTCAAGGAGGAACTGCTGCGCGGCCAGACCACCCTCCAGAACCAGCAGGAGGCCCTGCGCGCCGATCTCACTGCCCGCCAGGATGCCCTCAAGGAGGAACTGCTGCGCGGCCAGACCACCCTCCAGAACCAGCAGGAGGCCCTGCGCGCCGACTTCACCGCCCGTCAGGATGCCCTCAAGGAGGAACTGCTGCGCGGCCAGACCACCCTCCAGAACCAGCAGGAGGCCCTGCGCGCCGACCTCACCGCCCGTCAGGATGCCCTCAAGGAGGAACTGCTGCGCGGCGAGACCACCTTCCAGAACCAGCAGGAGGCCCTGCGCGCCGACCTCACCGCCCGTCAGGATGCCCTCAAGGAGGAACTGCTGCGCGGCGAGACCACCTTCCAGAACCAGCAGGAGGCCCTGCGCGCCGACCTCACCGCCCGTCAGGATGCCCTCAAGGAGGAACTGCTGCGCGGCGAGACCGCCTTCCAGAACCAGCAGGAGGCCCTGCGTGCCGAGCTCACCGCCCGTCAGGATGCCCTCAAGGAGGAACTGCTGCGCGGCGAGACCGCCTTCCAGAACCAGCAGGAGGCCCTGCGTGCCGAGCTCACCGCCCGCCAGGATGCCCTCAAGGAGGAGCTGCTGCGCGGCCAGACCACCCTCCAGAACCAGCAGGAGGCCCTGCGTGCCGACCTCACCGCCCGCCAGGATGCCCTCAAGGAGGAGCTGCTGCGCGGCCAGACCACCCTCCAGAACCAGCAGGAGGCCCTGCGCGCCGAGCTCACCGCCCGCCAGGATGCCCTCAAGGAGGAACTGCTGCGCGGCCAGACCACCCTCCAGAACCAGCAGGAGGCCCTGCGTGCCGAGCTCACCGCCCGTCAGGATGCCCTCAAGGAGGAACTGCTGCGCGGCCAGACCACCCTCCAGAACCAGCAGGAGGCCCTGCGCGCCGATCTCACTGCCCGCCAGGATGCCCTCAAGGAGGAACTGCTGCGCGGCCAGACCACCTTCCAGAACCAGCAGGAGGCCCTGCGCGCCGACCTCACCGCCCGCCAGGATGCCCTCAAGGAGGAACTGCTGCGCGGCCAGACCACCCTGCGCGCTGACGTCGCCCGGCAGCAGGACGTTCTTAGGGCCCAAATGAAGGACCTGCAATCAGCCTTTGAGCAGCAGCATCAGGCGTTAAAAGCAGACTTTCTGGCCCTGCAGGGGCAGGTTCAGACCAACTTCGGCAGGTTAGAACAGGCGGTGGCCAGTTTACGCAACTGGTCCCTGGGCCTGATGCTGGCCGCCATCCTAGGCATCCTGGTCAAGCTGCTGATTCCCGCCGCGTAA